A window from Melopsittacus undulatus isolate bMelUnd1 chromosome Z, bMelUnd1.mat.Z, whole genome shotgun sequence encodes these proteins:
- the SLC7A6OS gene encoding probable RNA polymerase II nuclear localization protein SLC7A6OS isoform X1, giving the protein MEGSAVLRVKRKRSGTEPAEALLLACKRLRTEDGGSAPAVERNLFKLVATVSSKNEPVHKYVQELITRDKAAQSLRPSLGSTQRIIKELRSSKRETRKENRYHVIASNRPNCSQNIEPIANGKALTDGDRSNCEAREDASQKESSAVEESLDCCGQFQLFDIVQEEEVLEDSSVTAANLQQKTDPDVILCNAVEMIRERLNVSEDSKKEHEKEDEYVYDIYYMDSSTTGWIQNILSVHPYREEYELVNDDHDPEETDEDDENDENNWRNDYPDEDEFLPEEDSDGEKESEDSFSDEDQCYRRTWKKYQQDVLQEFGYDEIQDLESD; this is encoded by the exons ATGGAGGGGTCCGCGGTGCTGCGCGTCAAGCGGAAGCGCAGCGGGACGGAGCCGGCCGAGGCGCTGCTCCTCGCCTGCAAGCGGCTGCGCACGGAGGACGGAGGCAGTGCTCCGGCGGTAGAGAGGAACCTTTTCAAACTGGTGGCGACCGTGTCCTCAAAG AATGAACCAGTTCATAAATACGTTCAGGAACTGATCACTCGAGACAAAGCAGCTCAAAGCCTGCGACCCTCTTTAGGAAGCACTCAGCGAATCATTAAGGAACTCCGTTCTTCCAAGCGAgaaacaaggaaggaaaaccGTTACCATGTAATAGCCAGCAATCGACCTAACTGTAGTCAAAACATTGAACCTATTGCAAATGGTAAGGCATTGACTGATGGTGACAGATCAAACTGTGAAGCAAGGGAAGATGCTTCACAAAAGGAGAGCAGTGCTGTTGAGGAGAGTTTGGACTGCTGTGGGCAATTCCAATTGTTTGATATTGTACAAGAAGAGGAGGTGTTGGAAGACTCCAGCGTAACTGCTGCAAACCTTCAG cagaagACTGATCCAGATGTAATCCTCTGCAATGCAGTAGAGATGATCCGTGAGCgtttaaatgtttctgaagatAGTAAAAAGGAACACGAGAAAGAAGATGAGTATGTTTATGACATCTACTATATGGACTCATCAACCACTGGCTGGATCCAAAATATTCTTTCTGTACATCCGTACAGAGAAGAATATGAACTG GTAAATGATGATCATGATCCAGAGGAAAcagatgaagatgatgaaaatgatgaaaataacTGGCGTAATGACTATCCTGATGAAGATGAATTCTTACCTGAGGAAGATAGTGATGGAGAAAAAG AGTCTGAAGACAGCTTCAGTGATGAGGACCAATGCTACAGGAGAACATGGAAAAAATACCAACAAGATGTTCTACAGGAATTTGGATATGATGAGATCCAGGATTTGGAGTCTGACTAA
- the SLC7A6OS gene encoding probable RNA polymerase II nuclear localization protein SLC7A6OS isoform X2 has protein sequence MEGSAVLRVKRKRSGTEPAEALLLACKRLRTEDGGSAPAVERNLFKLVATVSSKNEPVHKYVQELITRDKAAQSLRPSLGSTQRIIKELRSSKRETRKENRYHVIASNRPNCSQNIEPIANGKALTDGDRSNCEAREDASQKESSAVEESLDCCGQFQLFDIVQEEEVLEDSSVTAANLQKTDPDVILCNAVEMIRERLNVSEDSKKEHEKEDEYVYDIYYMDSSTTGWIQNILSVHPYREEYELVNDDHDPEETDEDDENDENNWRNDYPDEDEFLPEEDSDGEKESEDSFSDEDQCYRRTWKKYQQDVLQEFGYDEIQDLESD, from the exons ATGGAGGGGTCCGCGGTGCTGCGCGTCAAGCGGAAGCGCAGCGGGACGGAGCCGGCCGAGGCGCTGCTCCTCGCCTGCAAGCGGCTGCGCACGGAGGACGGAGGCAGTGCTCCGGCGGTAGAGAGGAACCTTTTCAAACTGGTGGCGACCGTGTCCTCAAAG AATGAACCAGTTCATAAATACGTTCAGGAACTGATCACTCGAGACAAAGCAGCTCAAAGCCTGCGACCCTCTTTAGGAAGCACTCAGCGAATCATTAAGGAACTCCGTTCTTCCAAGCGAgaaacaaggaaggaaaaccGTTACCATGTAATAGCCAGCAATCGACCTAACTGTAGTCAAAACATTGAACCTATTGCAAATGGTAAGGCATTGACTGATGGTGACAGATCAAACTGTGAAGCAAGGGAAGATGCTTCACAAAAGGAGAGCAGTGCTGTTGAGGAGAGTTTGGACTGCTGTGGGCAATTCCAATTGTTTGATATTGTACAAGAAGAGGAGGTGTTGGAAGACTCCAGCGTAACTGCTGCAAACCTTCAG aagACTGATCCAGATGTAATCCTCTGCAATGCAGTAGAGATGATCCGTGAGCgtttaaatgtttctgaagatAGTAAAAAGGAACACGAGAAAGAAGATGAGTATGTTTATGACATCTACTATATGGACTCATCAACCACTGGCTGGATCCAAAATATTCTTTCTGTACATCCGTACAGAGAAGAATATGAACTG GTAAATGATGATCATGATCCAGAGGAAAcagatgaagatgatgaaaatgatgaaaataacTGGCGTAATGACTATCCTGATGAAGATGAATTCTTACCTGAGGAAGATAGTGATGGAGAAAAAG AGTCTGAAGACAGCTTCAGTGATGAGGACCAATGCTACAGGAGAACATGGAAAAAATACCAACAAGATGTTCTACAGGAATTTGGATATGATGAGATCCAGGATTTGGAGTCTGACTAA